One part of the Treponema peruense genome encodes these proteins:
- the rpoC gene encoding DNA-directed RNA polymerase subunit beta' translates to MRDIQDFASLKIKLASPDNIRAWSYGEVKKPETINYRTLRPERDGLFCERIFGTTKEWECYCGKFKSIRYKGVICDRCGVEVTHFKVRRERTGHIELAAPVSHIWYYHSVPSRMGLLLDLQVAALRSVLYYEKYIVIDPGDTDLKKNQLLTEDEYMEAQERYGGSFTAGMGAEAIKTLLENLDLDALAAELRAKMIEKGPKSDKHLLRRIEIVENFRSSENKASWMILDVVPVIPPELRPMVQLDGGRFATSDLNDLYRRVINRNNRLKRLQQLSAPDIIIRNEKRMLQEAVDALFDNSKRKQRVVKGASSRPLKSISDMLKGKQGRFRQNLLGKRVDYSGRSVIVVGPELKLWQCGLPEKMALELFKPFIMKKLVDKGVVFNIKKAKMLVESESAEVYAILDEVVREHPVMLNRAPTLHRLGIQAFEPVLVPGKALKLHPLACKAFNADFDGDQMAIHVPLTQAAQMECWTLMLSARNLLDPANGNTIVYPSQDMVLGIYYMTSIKPNAKGTGKLFSSTDEVRLAAMSGAIEWQAEIKIHKAVLNKCVSGDKDPDGRYILTSAGRLAFNESMPAEVDYYNELLGDKKLKKMIESVYHNEQTSDKAVKALIEAKYPFEKLSAEVMDKVMGDALLIKQINKIYNRETPIEENVLRKLIISLYATDRAWLTIQMLDAIKACGYKNATFYGATLSMDDILVPAEKKAMVDKANKEVEDIVSQWSRGAITQDERYNRVTEVWERTNEKLTNIMMDNLAKDKDGFNTIYMMATSGARGSKKQISQLAAMRGLMQKPNGDIIELPIRANFKEGLSVIEFFISTNGARKGLSDTALKTADAGYMTRRLVDVAQDVVVNEDDCGTINGIDYTAIKDGDTVVVPLATRIAGHYTIERVLDPVSGELLCDVNQYIDEALAQKIDKAGVEKVKLRTVLTCESKHGICVKCYGKDLARNKIVEIGEAVGTIAAQSIGQPGTQLTLRTFHTGGAAEKTTEDNHIAMKYPVYIQSVEGTHVVMDNGNWLFTRRGSMVVTKLFNKYGFEPSDELLVTDGARVRKDNVIFKHNGEEVKASDNGRIIIRDNTVYLTSNDQKIEIVNGSIIYSQYVSAGCVADANVPIGEFDPFSEPIIAEVSGYVHFEDIITGSTLLEKTDPQTGAVERRISDLHLDVKQPRIIITDEDGNEKGSYHLPAGAILLASDKQQVKAGETLAKIAKEASKANDITLGLPRVSELFEARKPKNPAVISQIAGTVKFGKIVKGKRTVIVEDEYGKEFNHFVPMTKRLLVRDGDTVEAGEKLSDGSIDAHDVLSVLGEDSLQNFLMDEIQSVYRAQGVDINDKHIGTIIRQMLKKVEIVSVGDTKFIYGQSVDKYTFHEENERVIEEGGQPAIARPMFQGITKAALATDSFISASSFQETTRVLTNAAIAGSIDHLHGLKENVIIGHMIPAGSGMRQYHNVKLSDSSTADLDAKMEEILEQRRIEKALAAETMDTMSAGMEGNDED, encoded by the coding sequence ATGCGTGACATTCAGGATTTCGCCAGTCTTAAAATAAAGCTTGCATCGCCGGACAATATCCGTGCATGGTCTTACGGTGAAGTAAAAAAGCCTGAGACAATAAACTATAGAACACTCAGACCGGAGCGTGACGGCCTTTTCTGTGAGCGCATTTTCGGAACCACAAAGGAATGGGAATGCTACTGCGGAAAATTCAAGAGCATCCGTTACAAGGGTGTTATTTGTGACCGCTGCGGTGTTGAAGTTACTCACTTTAAAGTTCGCCGCGAGAGAACAGGACACATTGAACTTGCAGCTCCGGTAAGCCACATCTGGTATTACCATTCAGTTCCGAGCCGCATGGGTCTTTTGCTTGATCTTCAGGTTGCAGCACTCCGCTCGGTACTTTACTACGAGAAGTATATCGTAATTGATCCGGGCGATACTGACCTTAAAAAGAACCAGCTTCTTACTGAAGACGAGTACATGGAAGCCCAGGAACGCTACGGCGGTTCATTTACTGCCGGCATGGGTGCAGAAGCCATAAAGACTTTGCTTGAAAACCTTGATCTTGATGCTTTGGCAGCGGAACTTCGCGCAAAGATGATAGAAAAGGGGCCAAAGAGCGACAAGCATCTTCTTCGCCGCATAGAGATTGTTGAGAACTTCCGCTCTTCTGAAAACAAGGCATCATGGATGATTCTTGACGTTGTTCCTGTAATTCCGCCGGAACTTCGTCCTATGGTTCAGCTTGACGGAGGACGTTTTGCAACTTCCGACCTCAATGACCTTTACCGCCGCGTAATAAACAGAAATAACCGTCTCAAGAGACTTCAGCAACTTTCTGCCCCGGATATTATTATCCGCAACGAAAAGCGCATGCTTCAGGAAGCCGTAGATGCACTCTTTGACAACAGCAAGCGCAAGCAGCGTGTCGTTAAGGGAGCATCAAGCAGACCGCTCAAGTCAATCAGTGACATGCTTAAGGGAAAGCAGGGACGCTTCCGCCAGAATCTTCTTGGTAAGCGTGTTGACTACTCAGGACGTTCAGTTATTGTTGTAGGTCCGGAACTTAAGCTCTGGCAGTGTGGTCTTCCTGAAAAAATGGCACTTGAACTTTTTAAGCCGTTTATAATGAAGAAACTTGTAGACAAGGGTGTTGTATTTAACATTAAAAAGGCAAAAATGCTTGTAGAAAGCGAGTCTGCCGAAGTATATGCTATTCTTGATGAAGTTGTACGCGAGCATCCTGTTATGCTTAACCGTGCTCCTACACTCCACCGTCTTGGAATTCAGGCATTTGAACCTGTTCTTGTTCCCGGAAAGGCACTTAAGCTTCATCCTCTTGCATGTAAGGCTTTTAATGCTGACTTCGACGGTGACCAGATGGCTATCCATGTTCCTCTTACCCAGGCGGCACAGATGGAATGCTGGACACTCATGCTTTCTGCAAGAAACCTTCTTGACCCTGCAAACGGAAATACTATTGTTTATCCTTCACAGGATATGGTTCTTGGAATCTACTATATGACTTCCATTAAGCCGAACGCAAAGGGTACAGGAAAACTTTTCAGTTCAACTGATGAAGTTCGTCTTGCTGCTATGTCCGGTGCTATCGAATGGCAGGCAGAAATCAAGATTCACAAGGCTGTTCTCAATAAGTGCGTAAGCGGAGACAAAGATCCTGACGGACGCTATATTCTTACTTCAGCCGGACGGCTTGCATTCAATGAGTCTATGCCTGCAGAAGTTGACTATTACAATGAACTTCTTGGCGACAAAAAGCTCAAGAAGATGATTGAAAGCGTTTATCACAACGAGCAGACCAGTGACAAGGCAGTCAAGGCTCTTATCGAAGCAAAGTATCCGTTCGAAAAACTTTCTGCCGAAGTAATGGACAAAGTAATGGGAGACGCACTTCTTATTAAGCAGATTAATAAGATTTACAACCGCGAAACTCCTATAGAAGAAAATGTTCTGCGCAAGCTGATTATCAGTCTTTATGCAACTGACAGGGCATGGCTTACAATCCAGATGCTTGATGCAATCAAAGCCTGCGGTTACAAAAATGCTACGTTCTACGGTGCAACGCTCTCTATGGATGACATCCTTGTTCCAGCAGAGAAAAAAGCTATGGTTGACAAGGCCAATAAAGAAGTTGAAGACATCGTTAGCCAGTGGTCACGCGGTGCTATTACACAGGACGAACGCTATAACCGCGTAACTGAAGTTTGGGAAAGAACAAACGAAAAGCTCACCAACATAATGATGGACAATCTTGCCAAGGACAAGGACGGATTCAATACTATCTACATGATGGCTACATCCGGTGCCCGTGGTTCCAAGAAACAGATTTCACAGCTGGCCGCAATGCGCGGACTTATGCAGAAACCTAACGGAGACATCATTGAACTTCCTATCCGTGCAAACTTTAAGGAAGGACTTTCCGTTATTGAATTCTTTATTTCTACAAACGGTGCCCGTAAGGGACTTTCCGATACAGCTCTCAAGACAGCCGATGCCGGTTACATGACACGCCGTCTTGTTGATGTTGCCCAGGACGTTGTTGTAAATGAAGATGACTGCGGAACAATCAACGGTATTGATTACACAGCAATCAAGGACGGAGACACTGTAGTTGTGCCTCTTGCTACAAGAATTGCCGGTCACTATACAATCGAGCGCGTTCTTGACCCTGTAAGCGGCGAGTTGCTCTGCGATGTTAACCAGTACATTGACGAGGCTCTTGCCCAGAAGATTGACAAGGCCGGTGTAGAAAAAGTAAAACTCCGCACAGTTCTTACCTGCGAAAGCAAGCATGGAATCTGTGTAAAGTGTTACGGAAAAGACCTTGCACGCAACAAAATTGTTGAAATCGGTGAAGCAGTCGGAACAATCGCTGCACAGTCAATCGGACAGCCTGGTACTCAGCTTACCCTTCGTACATTCCATACGGGAGGAGCCGCCGAAAAGACAACAGAAGACAACCACATCGCAATGAAGTATCCTGTATATATTCAGAGCGTTGAAGGAACACACGTTGTTATGGATAACGGCAACTGGCTGTTTACACGTCGCGGTTCAATGGTTGTAACAAAACTTTTTAACAAGTACGGTTTTGAACCTTCTGATGAACTTCTTGTTACCGACGGGGCACGCGTCCGCAAGGATAATGTAATTTTCAAGCATAACGGCGAAGAAGTAAAAGCTTCTGACAACGGACGCATTATAATCCGCGACAATACCGTTTATCTTACAAGTAATGACCAGAAGATAGAGATTGTCAACGGTTCAATAATTTACTCACAGTATGTTTCAGCCGGATGCGTAGCCGACGCGAATGTTCCTATTGGTGAATTCGATCCGTTCAGCGAACCTATTATTGCTGAAGTTTCAGGATATGTTCACTTTGAGGACATTATTACAGGATCTACTCTTCTTGAAAAAACAGATCCCCAGACAGGAGCAGTTGAACGCCGTATCAGTGATCTTCATCTTGACGTAAAGCAGCCAAGAATTATCATTACTGACGAAGACGGAAACGAAAAGGGTAGTTACCACCTTCCTGCAGGAGCAATCCTTCTTGCTTCAGACAAGCAGCAGGTAAAGGCAGGAGAAACTCTTGCAAAGATTGCCAAGGAAGCAAGCAAGGCTAACGATATTACCCTCGGTCTTCCGCGCGTTTCAGAACTCTTTGAGGCCCGCAAGCCAAAGAATCCGGCTGTTATCTCACAGATAGCAGGAACCGTAAAGTTTGGAAAGATTGTAAAGGGTAAGAGAACTGTTATCGTAGAAGATGAATACGGCAAGGAATTTAATCACTTTGTTCCAATGACAAAACGTCTTCTTGTTCGTGACGGAGATACAGTCGAAGCAGGTGAAAAGCTCAGTGATGGTTCTATCGATGCACACGACGTTCTGTCTGTTTTGGGTGAAGATTCCCTGCAGAACTTCCTTATGGATGAAATTCAGTCCGTTTACCGTGCACAGGGTGTAGACATCAACGACAAGCATATCGGAACAATTATCCGCCAGATGCTTAAGAAAGTAGAAATTGTGTCTGTAGGAGATACAAAGTTTATCTACGGCCAGTCAGTTGACAAGTACACATTCCATGAAGAAAATGAGCGCGTTATTGAAGAAGGCGGACAGCCTGCCATAGCACGCCCGATGTTCCAGGGAATTACAAAGGCAGCTTTGGCAACTGATTCGTTTATTTCTGCATCTTCTTTCCAGGAGACAACACGTGTTCTTACAAATGCGGCAATTGCAGGTTCAATCGATCACCTTCACGGACTTAAGGAAAACGTTATTATCGGTCATATGATTCCGGCCGGAAGCGGTATGCGCCAGTATCATAACGTTAAGCTTTCTGACTCTTCTACGGCCGACCTTGATGCCAAGATGGAAGAGATCCTTGAACAGCGTCGTATAGAAAAAGCCCTTGCAGCCGAGACAATGGACACAATGTCTGCCGGAATGGAAGGAAACGACGAGGACTAG
- the rpoB gene encoding DNA-directed RNA polymerase subunit beta: MFAKSKKIVRQYIGKDIQDFMELPNLIDIQLSSYEEFIQKERLDKNEPLLNQGLQEVFTSTFPIESPAGDMTLEYEFYELDYANIKFSELECKKKGLTYAVPLKARINLNFKESGAILQKDIYMGDIPLMTDRGTFVINGAERVVVSQIHRSPGVIFQHEKNVYSSRIIPYRGSWLEFEIDQKKELIYAKIDRKKKILGTIFLRALGYSTREEIIRCFYLTEEVDVPSDSAKRDELVGKVLADAVVIKDESTGEENRLFRAGEKLHPHDIDDLVVNGVKKISVIKFNAKKHPESKEERNPSLDSEMIVNCFEREEIIFVKDGANATDEPSKEDCISKVYAVLMPGEPITVEAAEKDLTSMFFSLRRYDLGRVGRYKLNKKFDYAEPVDDLTLIKEDIIQTMKHLIEIYVGDEPLDDIDHLGNRRVRSVGELLTNQFKTAFARMERIAKDRMNLKETETLKPQDLISIKPIVSSIKEFFGSSQLSQFMDQCNPLAELTHKRRLNALGPGGLSRDRAGFEVRDVHYTHYGRMCPIETPEGPNIGLIVSLAIFTRVNEYGFLEEPYRRVVDGKATNEVDYLSAMDEDKYSIGQVTEGMKPDGSFPTDLVSCRQRGDYTSRSPKDIQYMDVSPRQVISVSASLVPFLEHDDANRALMGCNMQRQAVPLLFPEPPHVGTGMEQKTAYDSGVLIKAKRDGEVVWVESDLVKVKPTGAKAGELDEYPLLKYQKTNSDTCNHQRPTVQVGEKVKKGDVLADGPATFNGELALGRNILVGFVPWNGYNYEDAVLISQRVVKEDMYTSVHIHEFQTEIRETKLGPEKITRDVPNTAEKTLDNLDAEGIVRVGAKVRSGDILVGKVTPKSETETTPEFKLLNSIFGEKAKEVRDTSLRLPHGVQGVVIDIQRLKRTEGDELNPGVDEVVKVVIADKRKLVVGDKMAGRHGNKGVVARILPVEDMPYLDDGTPLDVCLNPLGVPSRMNIGQIMESELGRAGLVLNEFYNSPAFQTPSQEQIAEKLKEAGLSSDCKQLVHDGFTGETFVNPIFVGVIYFMKLHHLVDDKMHARSTGPYSLVTQQPLGGKAQFGGQRLGEMEVWALEAYGAANTLQEMMTIKSDDMNGRSKVYESIVKGDPSAPIGVPESFNVLVQELRGLALDFTIYDDKGKQIALTERDQELIDKAGSGFDKENDNA, encoded by the coding sequence ATGTTCGCAAAGAGCAAAAAGATTGTACGTCAGTATATTGGAAAAGATATCCAGGATTTCATGGAACTTCCCAATCTTATCGACATTCAGCTTTCTTCATACGAGGAATTCATTCAGAAAGAAAGACTGGATAAAAATGAGCCGTTATTGAATCAGGGGCTTCAGGAAGTCTTCACTTCGACTTTCCCGATTGAAAGTCCTGCCGGCGACATGACTCTCGAATATGAATTTTATGAGTTGGATTATGCCAACATAAAGTTCAGCGAACTTGAATGTAAGAAGAAGGGATTGACTTATGCTGTTCCGCTTAAGGCACGCATCAATCTTAACTTCAAGGAATCTGGAGCGATTCTTCAGAAAGATATTTATATGGGTGATATCCCTCTTATGACAGACCGCGGAACCTTCGTAATTAACGGAGCTGAGCGTGTAGTTGTAAGCCAGATTCACCGTTCTCCTGGAGTTATTTTCCAGCATGAGAAAAATGTTTATTCCAGCCGCATTATTCCGTACCGCGGATCATGGCTTGAATTTGAAATTGACCAGAAAAAAGAACTTATATACGCAAAAATCGACCGCAAAAAGAAGATTTTGGGAACTATTTTCCTTCGTGCACTTGGATATTCAACCCGTGAAGAAATAATCCGCTGCTTCTATCTTACAGAAGAAGTTGATGTTCCTTCTGATTCAGCAAAGCGTGATGAACTTGTAGGAAAAGTTCTTGCAGATGCTGTTGTTATAAAAGATGAGTCTACAGGCGAAGAAAACAGATTGTTCCGCGCGGGTGAAAAACTTCACCCCCATGACATAGATGATCTTGTTGTAAACGGCGTAAAGAAGATTTCTGTAATCAAGTTCAATGCAAAAAAACATCCCGAAAGCAAGGAAGAAAGAAATCCTTCACTTGACAGTGAGATGATTGTTAACTGCTTTGAGCGTGAAGAAATTATCTTTGTTAAGGACGGAGCCAATGCTACAGATGAGCCTTCAAAGGAAGACTGTATTTCCAAGGTTTATGCTGTTCTTATGCCGGGAGAGCCTATTACTGTTGAGGCTGCCGAAAAAGATCTTACAAGCATGTTCTTTAGCCTTCGTCGCTATGATTTGGGTCGCGTTGGACGTTACAAGCTTAACAAAAAGTTTGACTATGCCGAGCCTGTTGATGATCTTACCCTTATAAAGGAAGATATTATTCAGACAATGAAGCATCTTATAGAAATTTATGTAGGCGACGAACCTCTTGATGATATTGATCACCTTGGTAACCGCCGTGTACGTTCTGTAGGAGAACTTCTTACAAATCAGTTCAAGACCGCATTTGCCCGCATGGAACGCATTGCCAAAGACAGAATGAATCTTAAAGAAACTGAGACACTTAAGCCGCAGGATCTTATTTCAATAAAACCAATTGTTTCTTCTATAAAAGAGTTCTTTGGTTCATCACAGCTTTCACAGTTTATGGATCAGTGTAATCCGCTTGCCGAACTTACACACAAACGCCGTCTTAACGCTTTGGGACCGGGCGGACTTTCAAGAGACCGTGCAGGTTTCGAAGTTCGTGACGTTCACTACACACATTATGGACGTATGTGCCCGATTGAAACTCCTGAAGGACCGAACATTGGTCTTATTGTTTCACTCGCTATCTTTACACGTGTCAATGAGTATGGATTTCTCGAAGAACCGTACCGTCGTGTTGTTGACGGAAAGGCCACAAACGAAGTTGATTACCTTTCAGCTATGGACGAAGACAAGTATTCTATCGGACAGGTTACAGAAGGCATGAAGCCCGACGGATCTTTCCCGACTGATCTGGTTTCATGCCGCCAGCGCGGTGACTATACCAGCCGTTCTCCGAAGGATATCCAGTACATGGATGTTTCTCCACGTCAGGTAATTTCTGTTTCTGCTTCCCTTGTTCCGTTCCTTGAACACGACGATGCTAACCGTGCTTTGATGGGTTGTAACATGCAGCGTCAGGCAGTTCCTCTTCTTTTCCCGGAACCTCCTCATGTAGGTACAGGTATGGAACAGAAGACTGCTTATGATTCTGGTGTTCTTATCAAGGCAAAACGCGATGGAGAAGTAGTCTGGGTAGAAAGTGACCTTGTAAAGGTTAAACCGACAGGTGCAAAGGCCGGTGAACTTGATGAGTATCCTCTCCTTAAGTACCAGAAAACAAACAGTGATACATGTAACCACCAGAGACCGACTGTTCAGGTTGGCGAAAAAGTAAAGAAGGGTGACGTTCTTGCAGACGGACCTGCTACTTTCAACGGTGAGCTTGCACTCGGAAGAAATATTCTTGTCGGATTCGTTCCGTGGAATGGATACAACTACGAGGATGCTGTTCTTATCAGCCAGCGTGTTGTAAAAGAAGATATGTACACTTCTGTACATATTCATGAGTTCCAGACAGAAATCCGCGAAACAAAGCTTGGTCCCGAAAAGATTACGCGCGATGTTCCGAATACTGCAGAAAAGACACTCGATAATCTTGATGCAGAAGGTATTGTCCGTGTAGGTGCAAAAGTTCGCTCAGGAGATATTCTTGTTGGAAAAGTAACTCCAAAGAGTGAAACAGAGACAACTCCGGAATTCAAACTGTTGAATTCAATCTTCGGTGAAAAGGCAAAAGAAGTACGCGATACTTCACTTCGTCTTCCGCACGGAGTTCAGGGTGTTGTAATTGACATCCAGCGTCTCAAGAGAACAGAAGGCGACGAACTTAACCCCGGTGTTGATGAAGTAGTCAAAGTTGTTATTGCCGACAAGAGAAAGCTTGTTGTTGGTGATAAGATGGCCGGACGCCACGGAAATAAGGGAGTTGTTGCAAGAATTCTTCCTGTAGAAGACATGCCTTACCTCGATGACGGTACCCCGCTTGATGTTTGTCTTAACCCGCTTGGTGTTCCTTCACGTATGAATATCGGACAGATTATGGAATCTGAACTTGGCCGTGCAGGTCTTGTTCTGAATGAATTCTATAATTCCCCGGCTTTCCAGACACCTTCACAGGAGCAGATTGCCGAAAAGCTTAAGGAAGCAGGACTTAGTTCTGACTGTAAGCAGCTTGTTCATGACGGATTTACCGGTGAAACTTTCGTTAACCCGATTTTTGTCGGTGTAATTTACTTTATGAAGCTTCACCACCTTGTTGACGACAAGATGCATGCCCGTTCAACAGGTCCTTATTCTCTTGTTACACAGCAGCCGTTGGGAGGAAAAGCCCAGTTCGGAGGCCAGCGTCTTGGAGAAATGGAAGTTTGGGCTCTTGAAGCTTACGGTGCAGCCAATACACTTCAGGAAATGATGACAATCAAGTCCGATGATATGAACGGCCGTTCTAAAGTTTATGAATCAATTGTAAAGGGTGATCCAAGTGCTCCAATCGGAGTTCCGGAATCATTCAACGTTTTGGTACAGGAACTTCGCGGTCTTGCGTTGGATTTCACTATCTATGATGATAAGGGAAAACAGATTGCCCTTACTGAAAGAGACCAGGAACTGATCGATAAGGCAGGTTCTGGTTTTGACAAGGAGAACGATAATGCGTGA
- the rplL gene encoding 50S ribosomal protein L7/L12 has translation MAALTNDEILEAIANMTVQQAADLVKAMEEKFGVSAAAPVAVAAAGPAAAAEEQTEFTVTLESVDAAKKIAVIKAVRAITGLGLGEAKALVEGAPKVLKEGVSKADADKIVADIEAAGGKASKK, from the coding sequence ATGGCAGCTCTCACAAATGATGAAATTCTTGAAGCAATCGCAAACATGACAGTTCAGCAGGCCGCTGATCTCGTAAAGGCAATGGAAGAAAAGTTCGGCGTTTCTGCCGCAGCTCCTGTTGCTGTTGCTGCTGCTGGTCCTGCAGCTGCTGCTGAAGAGCAGACAGAGTTCACTGTAACACTCGAGTCAGTTGACGCTGCAAAGAAAATTGCAGTTATCAAGGCTGTTCGCGCAATTACAGGTCTTGGACTTGGTGAAGCAAAAGCTCTTGTTGAAGGCGCACCGAAGGTTCTTAAGGAAGGTGTTTCCAAGGCTGATGCTGACAAGATCGTTGCTGACATCGAAGCAGCCGGCGGAAAGGCAAGCAAGAAATAA
- the rplJ gene encoding 50S ribosomal protein L10: MAIMAKKFQAAKTAAIEDAKKVLSSYSNFIFIDYRGLSVEQITKLRHSLREKNAQLKVIKNTFARVAFDEMKNDAVAEYLSGPTAIAMVGEEANEAAKVMFDFTKEAPTLVVKGAWVENELYDAAKIEAFSKLPGKKQLIAMIMSAINGPARKLAGTLQAYVEKKQNEGDSAPAAEAAPASEPAAEAPAAEAAPAPAAE, translated from the coding sequence ATGGCTATAATGGCAAAGAAATTCCAGGCTGCAAAAACAGCTGCTATTGAAGATGCTAAGAAAGTACTCAGCAGTTACAGCAATTTTATTTTTATTGACTACCGCGGACTTTCTGTAGAGCAGATTACAAAGCTTCGCCATTCACTTCGCGAAAAGAACGCACAGCTTAAGGTTATTAAAAACACTTTTGCCCGCGTAGCTTTCGACGAAATGAAGAACGACGCTGTAGCTGAATATCTTTCAGGACCAACAGCAATTGCTATGGTTGGTGAAGAAGCTAACGAAGCTGCAAAAGTAATGTTCGATTTCACAAAAGAAGCTCCTACTCTCGTAGTAAAGGGCGCTTGGGTAGAAAACGAACTTTATGATGCTGCAAAGATCGAAGCTTTCTCAAAGCTCCCAGGAAAGAAGCAGCTTATTGCTATGATTATGTCTGCTATCAATGGTCCTGCACGCAAACTTGCCGGAACATTGCAGGCATATGTTGAAAAGAAACAGAACGAGGGAGACAGTGCTCCTGCTGCAGAAGCGGCACCTGCATCTGAACCCGCTGCTGAGGCACCTGCTGCTGAAGCCGCACCTGCACCTGCTGCTGAGTAA
- the rplA gene encoding 50S ribosomal protein L1, which translates to MKHGKKYLAALEKYDVTKHYGVTEACQLVKDLHYVKFDETVELSVTLRLEKNQTVRDTLVFPHQFTGEKRVLVFCKEDRVKEALEAGATYAGSTEYIDKVKGGWLDFDVAVATPDMMKDVGRLGMVLGRKGLMPNPKTGTVTPNIAQAVAELKKGRTEFRADKGGVVHIPVGKVSMDAKDTAENVSTFLTELERKKPADAKAGFVRSVSISSSMGPGVWVDFKEEE; encoded by the coding sequence ATGAAGCACGGAAAGAAATACCTCGCAGCATTGGAAAAGTACGATGTAACAAAGCACTATGGTGTTACAGAAGCTTGTCAGCTTGTGAAGGATCTTCACTACGTAAAGTTTGACGAGACTGTAGAACTTTCTGTAACTCTTCGCCTTGAGAAGAACCAGACTGTTCGTGATACACTCGTATTCCCCCATCAGTTTACCGGTGAAAAGCGCGTTCTTGTTTTCTGTAAGGAAGATCGTGTAAAGGAAGCTTTGGAAGCTGGTGCCACATATGCAGGTTCAACAGAGTACATCGACAAGGTAAAGGGCGGCTGGCTCGACTTTGACGTTGCTGTAGCTACTCCTGACATGATGAAGGATGTTGGTCGTCTTGGTATGGTTTTGGGCCGCAAGGGTCTTATGCCTAACCCAAAGACAGGTACTGTTACTCCCAACATCGCACAGGCTGTTGCAGAACTCAAGAAGGGTCGTACAGAATTCCGTGCCGACAAGGGCGGAGTAGTACACATTCCGGTAGGAAAGGTTTCTATGGATGCAAAAGACACCGCAGAAAACGTTTCTACATTCCTTACTGAACTTGAACGCAAGAAGCCCGCAGATGCAAAGGCTGGTTTCGTACGCTCTGTGTCCATTAGTTCTTCTATGGGTCCTGGCGTTTGGGTAGACTTCAAGGAGGAAGAATAA
- the rplK gene encoding 50S ribosomal protein L11 codes for MATKKVTAIIKLQCPAGSATPAPPIGPALGPHGVSAPKFVQEFNDRTKSMEKGLIIPVVITVYQDKSYTFILKTPPAAVLIKKAVGIQKGSGNPLRDKVGTLSRKSLEEIAAQKLPDLNANDIEAAKKTIAGTARSMGVEVEAE; via the coding sequence ATGGCCACAAAAAAGGTTACGGCAATCATCAAACTGCAGTGTCCCGCAGGATCTGCAACGCCGGCCCCGCCAATTGGACCAGCTCTTGGACCTCATGGAGTTTCAGCACCTAAGTTCGTGCAGGAATTCAATGACAGAACAAAGAGCATGGAAAAGGGACTTATCATCCCTGTAGTTATCACTGTATATCAGGATAAATCTTACACATTCATTCTTAAGACACCGCCAGCAGCTGTTCTTATCAAGAAGGCTGTCGGAATTCAGAAGGGTTCCGGCAATCCGCTTCGCGACAAGGTAGGAACTCTCTCACGCAAGAGTCTTGAGGAAATCGCAGCTCAGAAGCTTCCTGACCTTAATGCAAATGATATTGAGGCTGCAAAGAAAACTATCGCCGGTACTGCACGCAGTATGGGTGTAGAAGTGGAGGCTGAATAA
- the nusG gene encoding transcription termination/antitermination protein NusG: MARSWYILHTYTGYEQKINRTLNTLLAENKLDPAVVLQIKVPTEEVVDVRNGKKHTRNNLILPGYIMIEMDLPQVGWKNTCAQIRRIQGVTGFVGTNPSERPRPISADEAKNLLQAAGELKGEKSVRIKQNFEIGDQVKITEGPFASFSGAIEDVNAEKNKLRVNVQIFGRATPVEVDILQVEKI, from the coding sequence ATGGCAAGAAGCTGGTATATCCTTCATACATATACAGGTTACGAACAAAAAATCAATCGTACGCTCAATACACTTCTGGCAGAAAACAAACTTGATCCTGCTGTTGTTCTTCAGATTAAAGTTCCGACAGAAGAAGTTGTAGATGTACGCAATGGTAAGAAACATACCCGCAACAATCTGATTCTTCCAGGATACATCATGATAGAGATGGATCTTCCTCAGGTCGGCTGGAAGAATACATGTGCGCAGATTCGCCGTATTCAGGGTGTTACAGGTTTTGTAGGAACAAATCCTTCAGAACGTCCCCGTCCGATTTCTGCCGATGAAGCAAAAAATCTTCTTCAGGCTGCAGGCGAGCTTAAGGGCGAAAAGTCAGTCCGTATCAAGCAGAACTTTGAGATTGGAGACCAGGTTAAGATTACAGAAGGTCCTTTCGCAAGTTTTAGCGGTGCGATAGAAGACGTTAATGCAGAAAAAAACAAGTTGCGTGTCAATGTTCAGATTTTTGGACGCGCAACACCTGTAGAAGTCGATATTCTTCAGGTAGAGAAAATATAA
- the secE gene encoding preprotein translocase subunit SecE codes for MGKIRQFCKECVGELKKVVWPTRSEVLSSVKVVFISTIVVALILGLLDWLFTEGLRLIF; via the coding sequence ATGGGTAAGATTCGACAGTTTTGCAAAGAGTGTGTAGGTGAATTAAAGAAAGTTGTGTGGCCTACCCGTAGCGAAGTTCTTTCTTCAGTAAAAGTTGTTTTCATTTCTACTATTGTTGTTGCTCTTATTCTTGGCCTTCTTGACTGGTTGTTTACAGAAGGTCTGCGTCTTATTTTCTAG